One Chryseobacterium wanjuense genomic region harbors:
- a CDS encoding nuclear transport factor 2 family protein has product MSAYCRRLDLQQWEDWRFLMSDDATFEFENVEGQRIAYFNDPTEFIKVCIDHLKDTVTVHHLHNSEILSMDEGSAEVVWAMEDRLYFSKTDSREESYFHGYGHYHISFVKNTEKWLISKLKLKRVRMEQQ; this is encoded by the coding sequence ATGTCTGCATACTGCAGACGTCTTGATCTTCAGCAATGGGAAGATTGGAGGTTTCTTATGTCTGATGATGCCACGTTTGAATTTGAAAATGTTGAAGGGCAAAGGATAGCTTACTTTAATGATCCTACTGAATTTATTAAGGTTTGCATTGACCACCTTAAAGATACAGTCACTGTCCACCATCTTCACAATAGTGAAATTTTATCTATGGATGAAGGTTCTGCTGAAGTAGTTTGGGCAATGGAAGACCGTCTCTATTTTAGTAAAACTGATAGCAGGGAGGAATCTTACTTTCATGGCTATGGCCACTACCATATTTCATTTGTAAAAAATACAGAAAAGTGGCTAATTTCAAAATTAAAGCTTAAGAGAGTAAGAATGGAACAGCAGTAA